Genomic DNA from Desulfuromonas versatilis:
GTTCCGGCCGCCGATCCCCAGTCCCCAGCCTCTGCTAATTCCTACCGGCCTTCCGGCCGAAGCTGCGGGAAGAGAATCACATCGCGAATCGAGGCGGAGTTGGTCAACAGCATCACCAGCCGGTCGATGCCGATCCCTTCGCCAGCGGTGGGCGGCAGCCCGTATTCGAGAGCCCGAATGTAGTCCTCGTCCATGGCATGCGCCTCTTCGTCGCCCGCCTCTTTTTCGGCCAACTGCTTGACGAAGCGCTCCTTCTGGTCGAGCGGGTCGTTGAGCTCGGAAAAGGCGTTGGCCAGCTCCCGGCCGACGACGAACAGCTCAAAGCGATCCACCACCTCAGGGCGCTCGTCGTTCTTGCGCGAAAGGGGCGAAACCTCGGTGGGATACTCGGTGATAAAGGTCGGGTTCCACAGCTTGGGCTCGACCACCTCGTCGAAAATCTCGGTGAGCAGCTTGCCGTGGCCGATATTGCTGTCGAGCTCAAGGCCGAGGGAGCGGGCATACTGCAGCAGTTTTTCGCGGTCCTCGAGAACGGCAGGATCGACCTTGCCGTACTTGACGATCGACTCGCGCACGGTAAGCCGGTCCCAGGGCGCGGTAAGGTCCACCTCGCGCTCCCCGTAGGTGAACTTCAGGCTGCCCACCACCTCCTGGGCCAGGTGGCAGATGAGCTCCTCGGTGAGGTCCATCAGCTCGTGGTAGGTGGCATAGGCCTGGTAGAACTCCATCATGGTGAATTCCGGGTTGTGCTGGATGGAGATCCCCTCGTTGCGGAAATTGCGGTTGATTTCAAAGACCCGCTCGAAGCCGCCGACCACCAGGCGCTTCAGGTAGAGCTCGGGAGCGATACGCAGAAACAGGTCCATCTTCAAGGTGTTGTGGTGGGTGATGAACGGCTTGGCGGTCGCGCCCCCGGCGATCGGCTGCATCATCGGGGTTTCGACTTCGAGGAAATCGCGCTGCTGCATGAACTCGCGGATCAAGCCGATGATCCTGCTGCGCTTGCGGAACACTTCGCCCACCTCGGGGTTGACCATCAGGTCGACGTAACGCTGCCGGTAGCGGGTCTCCACGTCGGTGAGCCCGTGCCATTTTTCCGGCAGCGGCTGCAGCGACTTGGTCAGGATGCGCACCTGGTCGGCGCGCAGGGAGAGCTCGCCGGTCTTGGTCCGGAAGGGGGTTCCGGCCACGCCGATGACATCGCCGAGATCGAAACGGCGGAATTGCTCGAAAGCCTCTTCGCCCACCTTGTCCTTACCGATATAAACCTGGATACGGCCGCTGCGGTCCTGCAGTTGAACGAAGGCCGCCTTGCCGAAGTCGCGCCGGGCCATGATCCGCCCGCCGAGCACATAGCGCTCGCTGCAGCTCTCGAGGGCTGCGGCGTCCTGGTCGGCGTGGGCGGCAGCCACCTGGGCCGCCGTATGTTCAACCGGGAAATCGTTGGCGTAGGGGTTGATCCCCTGCTCCCGGAGGTCCTCCATCTTCTTCCTGCGCTGAAGCAGGATATCGTTGAGTTCTTCCATAAATTCCAATACCTTTCGTGCCCAATTTACAAGGGAGCTACCTTATACCCCGGGGCCGGGCAAGTCAAGGGAAAACCAGGATTCCCGGCCCCTTGCGGCCCCAGTGAAAACGGCCCGCCGGGGCGGGCCGCATGGCGGATCGTTGCTCTGCAAGCCCCCCCTCCCCGCCTGGCCGGCGGCTGGGGAAAGGCGGCTCGCTACCAAGCCCGGGAGAGGACCCGGGCGCTCGCCGAGGCCAAAACCTCAGGGCTTGAACAATACCGAGGTCGTGCCGCTGGCCGTCGTCAGGTCGGCGCCGGTGACCGTCACCAGCAGGGTGTTCTCCCCAATGGGAAGGGCGGTTGCCGAAAATGACCAGTTGGCCCCGTCCTGGGTGAACTCATCGACCTCCACTCCGTTGAGAAACAGGCTGATGGACTGGCCCGAATAGGCTCCGGAAAAATCGTGGCTGGCGCTGCTGACCTCGGGGACGAACGGGTCGAGGGTCAGCAGGGGAGCATCGGCCAAGACATTGAGAGTCACCGAAGCGGTGTTCGCCACCCCGGCCCCGTCGGTCGCGGTGGCGACCAGCACATAATCGCCATCCTGGGGGAGACCGGTGATGTCATAGCTCCAGGCAACCCCGCTGATCTGGGCAGCCCCTTCCGAGACCACCGTCCCGGCAGCATCGCTGATGCTGACAGCGACCGTATTGTCGGCCGCCACCCGCCCGCTGACCGTCTGCGCCCCGTCCGGGGTGGGCGACACGAACTGTTCGATGGTCACCACCTCGCGCACGACCACCAGCGCCAGCGAGTTGTTGTTGCCGATATCATCGGTAGCCCGCACCTCGATCACGTTGGCGCCCACCACGAGATTGTTGACCGTGGCCGACCAGTCACCACCGATCACCAGGATCTGCCCGGAATCGATTTCATTGTCGTTGAGGAAAACCTCCACCGTCGCCCCCGGCTCCACGGCTCCCTCCAGGGTGATGGAGGTGGTCTGGATCGGGGTCCGGAACACGCCCCCCTGCAGGGTCAGGGACGGCGGGTCGAGATCCCCCTCGCCCCCACCGCACCCGGCGAAGGCCAGGGCCCCGACCAGGGCCAGCGGGAGCAGCAGATATCCGGTCAGTTTCTGGAGCAGCGTCATGTCTTTTTCCTTGAAATTCGAAGAGCTGGCTACTTTTTGCTCAGCAGGTAGGCTTCGATGAAATCCTCGATATCGCCATCCAGCACCGCATCGGTGTTGCCGACCTCGTACCCGGTTCGATGGTCCTTGACCAGCCGGTAGGGGTGCAGCACATAGGAGCGGATCTGGCTGCCCCAGGCGATCTCCTTCTTGTCTGCGCTCAGGGCGGCGGACTCTTCCTCTTTTTTCCGCAACTCCAGTTCGTAAAGCCGAGCCTTGAGCTGCTTCATGGCCGTGGCCCGGTTCTTGTGTTGGCTGCGCTCGTTCTGGCAGGCCACCACGATCCCGGAGGGGATGTGGGTGATGCGGATCGCCGAGTCGGTCTTGTTGACATGCTGCCCCCCCGCCCCGCTCGAGCGGTAGGTGTCGACCTTGAGATCCTTCTCGTTGATCTCGACTTCGATATCGTCGGAGAGCTCGGGAAACACGAAGACCGAACAGAACGAGGTGTGACGCCGGGCGTTGGAGTCGAAGGGCGAAATGCGCACCAGGCGATGGATGCCGATCTCCGCCTTCAGGAAGCCGTAGGCGTAATCCCCCTCGACGGTGAAGGTCACCCCCTTGACCCCAGCCTCCTCACCGGGCTGGTAGTCGGTGATCTCGGTCTTGAACCCCTTGGTCTCGCAGAAACGCAGGTACATGCGCAGCAGCATTTCGGCCCAGTCCTGGGCCTCGGTGCCGCCGGCGCCGGCGTTGATGCTGAGGATGGCGTTGTTGGGATCATGCTCGCCGGAGAGCATGCGGGCGAATTCCATTTTCCCCACCCGCTGCTCCAACTCGGGCAGCAGGCCGCGGACTTCGGCCAGGGTCTCTTCGTCCTCGCCCTCCTCGCCCAGTTCAACCAGCACCAGCAGGTCCTCGAGCTCCTGGGCAGCGCCCTCCCAGCCTTCGACTATTTTCTGCAGCCGGGTGCGCTCCTTGAGCAGCTCCTGTGCCTGGTCGCCCAGGTTCCAAAACTCGGGGCGGGCGATTTCGGCTTCCATTTCGGCGACGCGCTCTTTCTTGGCGTCGACGTCAAAGATACCCCCTCAGCTCATTGAGCTTGACCTGAAGTTGTTTCAGACTTTCTTTTTCTTCACGGAACATGGCGATTTCCCCTGCGTAGGTTATTTGAGGTGCGGATTATAACGGGCGAAGCGGCTAAGGACAAGGCCTTTGCCGAATGCGCTGGCCCCGGTGGAAAATCAGGAAGCCGGTTCCAGCCGGCGCCGGGTGCGCGCCAGCCACCAGATAGCCAGCACCAGGAACGCTCCGGGCACCAGGTCGCCGATGCGCGCATACAGCGATCCCCCGGCCCCCAGGCCCACCTTGCCTTCGAGGTACAGGGTCTGGAAAATCGGGGATTGGGTCGAGATCGCCCCCGAAGGCGCAATGAAGGCGGAGATGCCGGTATTGGCGGCGCGGGCGACCCAGATGCGGTTTTCAATCGCTCGAAACCTGGTCATGGCCAGATGCTGATAGGGCGCGGAGGAGCGCCCGAACCAGGCATCGTTGGTGATGTTGATCAGAAAATCGCTC
This window encodes:
- the lysS gene encoding lysine--tRNA ligase, whose protein sequence is MEELNDILLQRRKKMEDLREQGINPYANDFPVEHTAAQVAAAHADQDAAALESCSERYVLGGRIMARRDFGKAAFVQLQDRSGRIQVYIGKDKVGEEAFEQFRRFDLGDVIGVAGTPFRTKTGELSLRADQVRILTKSLQPLPEKWHGLTDVETRYRQRYVDLMVNPEVGEVFRKRSRIIGLIREFMQQRDFLEVETPMMQPIAGGATAKPFITHHNTLKMDLFLRIAPELYLKRLVVGGFERVFEINRNFRNEGISIQHNPEFTMMEFYQAYATYHELMDLTEELICHLAQEVVGSLKFTYGEREVDLTAPWDRLTVRESIVKYGKVDPAVLEDREKLLQYARSLGLELDSNIGHGKLLTEIFDEVVEPKLWNPTFITEYPTEVSPLSRKNDERPEVVDRFELFVVGRELANAFSELNDPLDQKERFVKQLAEKEAGDEEAHAMDEDYIRALEYGLPPTAGEGIGIDRLVMLLTNSASIRDVILFPQLRPEGR
- a CDS encoding Ig-like domain-containing protein, whose product is MTLLQKLTGYLLLPLALVGALAFAGCGGGEGDLDPPSLTLQGGVFRTPIQTTSITLEGAVEPGATVEVFLNDNEIDSGQILVIGGDWSATVNNLVVGANVIEVRATDDIGNNNSLALVVVREVVTIEQFVSPTPDGAQTVSGRVAADNTVAVSISDAAGTVVSEGAAQISGVAWSYDITGLPQDGDYVLVATATDGAGVANTASVTLNVLADAPLLTLDPFVPEVSSASHDFSGAYSGQSISLFLNGVEVDEFTQDGANWSFSATALPIGENTLLVTVTGADLTTASGTTSVLFKP
- the prfB gene encoding peptide chain release factor 2 (programmed frameshift) → MFREEKESLKQLQVKLNELRGYLDVDAKKERVAEMEAEIARPEFWNLGDQAQELLKERTRLQKIVEGWEGAAQELEDLLVLVELGEEGEDEETLAEVRGLLPELEQRVGKMEFARMLSGEHDPNNAILSINAGAGGTEAQDWAEMLLRMYLRFCETKGFKTEITDYQPGEEAGVKGVTFTVEGDYAYGFLKAEIGIHRLVRISPFDSNARRHTSFCSVFVFPELSDDIEVEINEKDLKVDTYRSSGAGGQHVNKTDSAIRITHIPSGIVVACQNERSQHKNRATAMKQLKARLYELELRKKEEESAALSADKKEIAWGSQIRSYVLHPYRLVKDHRTGYEVGNTDAVLDGDIEDFIEAYLLSKK